The following proteins come from a genomic window of Botrytis cinerea B05.10 chromosome 14, complete sequence:
- the Bcrfc1 gene encoding Bcrfc1, with protein MPADIRSFFGGKPGTSMATPIRGKENKKEEDSKKKKSKSRKVIEDSEDDEEPLPKKPEPKKAAPKKSVKKEEPEGKETTADDFFASSNKPKAKQVKSTPVKAKSPPPEANGRSSSRKTAPTTYKVIEDDDDFDEDDDIFAADAKKTGKRKDDGYVEIDSDEEVLPKPKRVVSKSNSTPTTKDKDIKMKDIGDDDVFVVPDDDDDDDDMMIVEKPGKSSAVNGKKRKSIDIESEDEEDVTPAKKPSNSKSSKPPPAKKPRAPPKKVSAPESSSIQAILDSVPTVRAPTPPPKDDSVKFDWRAGGGGGNSGAPPAAGCAEIPEGPENCLVGLTFVFTGMLDTISRDEGIELVKRYGGKITGAPSSKTNFVVLGKDAGPSKLRKIATLKIKTIDEHGIFHLLRTLPANGGDGKAAEKNNEKKAAEEKKIREDAAEMDREERRKAAELEKAEKEAQKLAEAKGKSSIPAAPRKAIVPTSSQLWTTKYAPTQMNQICGNKGQVEKIQAWLKGWETAHKYNFQKRGADGLGGYRAIIIHGPPGIGKTTAAHLAAKLAGYDILERNASDVRSKKLVETGLSEVLNNTSVLGYFAGDGKDVDKTKKKLVLIMDEVDGMSSGDRGGVGALAKICKTTDIPMILICNDRKLPKMKPFDFVTFDMPFRRPTVDMVRSRIATICHREGMKLPVQVIDALIEGSNKDIRQIINMISTVKLDQTAMNFDQGKEMSKAWEKHVVLKPWDITSQLLGGHMFSPASKSTLNDKIELYFNDHEFTPLMIQENYLNTKPQLASSSDTPKEHRLKVLQLVDQAAESISDGDLVDRMIHGSQQQWSLMPTHAVFSTVRPSSFVSGSMIGRTNFTSWLGNNSKHGKLSRYVKEIQSHMRLRSSGDRHEIRQQYLPVLWDKLIRRLDVEGRDSVEDVIDLMDSYFLTREDWDYIMELGVGEQDMESIKLETQTKANFTRSYNSRSHPVPFMKASNVFQPAKVAAVKPDLEEAFEEEDDGEVIAEPVDDDEEADLKKDKYIKQPKKKPAKKPAKKKAKSNEDDSMIDDEEEEEEKPKKKPAKKASASAKKGKK; from the exons ATGCCTGCGGATATTAGAAGCTTCTTTGGAGGTAAGCCTGGAACTTCTATGGCTACACCCATTCGAGGAAAGGAGAacaagaaggaggaagattccaagaaaaagaagagca AAAGTCGCAAGGTTATTGAGGATAgcgaagatgacgaagaacCATT GCCAAAAAAGCCCGAACCCAAAAAAGCTGCGCCTAAGAAATCAGT aaaaaaagaagagcctgaaggaaaggaaacgaCCGCGGATGACTTCTTTGCTTCGAGCAATAAACCCAAAGCTAAACAAGTAAAATCGACTCCCGTTAAGGCAAAATCACCGCCACCTGAAGCGAATGGTCGATCTTCTTCTCGGAAAACGGCGCCCACAACATACAAAGTgatcgaagatgatgatgacttcGACGAAGACGACGATATATTTGCAGCAGATGCAAAAAAGACAGGCAAGCGAAAGGACGACGGTTATGTCGAAATTGACAGCGACGAAGAGGTCCTACCAAAACCCAAGAGAGTTGTGTCAAAGTCGAATTCTACACCAACCACAAAGGataaagatatcaagatGAAGGATATAGGCGATGACGACGTTTTTGTTGTACctgatgatgacgacgatgatgacgacATGATGATAGTTGAAAAGCCAGGGAAGAGTTCTGCTGTGAATGGCAAGAAGCGTAAATCTATTGATATAGAATCCGAGGACGAGGAAGACGTTACTCCTGCAAAGAAACCCTCTAATAGCAAGAGCTCAAAGCCACCACCCGCCAAAAAACCTCGTGCCCCGCCCAAGAAGGTATCCGCTCCAGAGAGCTCGAGTATACAGGCAATCCTAGACAGCGTTCCAACAGTTCGAGCCCCAACCCCTCCTCCGAAAGATGACAGTGTCAAGTTCGATTGGCGAgctggtggaggtggtggcaACTCGGGTGCCCCGCCAGCTGCAGGTTGTGCGGAAATTCCTGAAGGTCCTGAAAATTGCCTTGTAGGTTTAACATTTGTCTTTACTGGAATGCTTGACACAATCTCAAGAGATGAGGGAATAGAGCTCGTCAAGCGATATGGGGGCAAAATCACCGGTGCACCAAGCAGCAAAACAAACTTCGTTGTACTTGGAAAAGATGCTGGCCCGAGCAAGCTTAGAAAGATAGCAACTTTGAAAATTAAGACCATTGACGAACATGGtatctttcatcttctaAGAACCTTGCCTGCTAATGGTGGCGATGGAAAGGCTGCGGAGAAGAACAACGAAAAGAAAGCAgccgaggagaagaaaattcgAGAAGACGCGGCTGAGATGGACAGAGAGGAGCGGAGAAAGGCTGCGGAGTTGGAGAAAGCAGAAAAGGAAGCTCAAAAGCTTGCCGAAGCAAAAGGAAAATCCTCTATACCAGCAGCTCCCCGCAAAGCGATAGTGCCAACGTCATCACAATTGTGGACTACAAAGTACGCCCCAACgcaaatgaatcaaatttGTGGCAACAAAGGTCAAGTTGAGAAGATCCAGGCTTGGCTCAAGGGCTGGGAAACTGCGCACAAGtacaattttcaaaagaggGGTGCGGATGGCCTTGGAGGTTACAGAGCCATCATTATCCATGGTCCTCCAGGAATCGGAAAAACGACTGCGGCACATTTGGCTGCCAAACTTGCCGGTTATGATATACTAGAGAGAAACGCTAGTGATGTTCGAAGCAAAAAACTTGTTGAAACTGGGCTGAGTGAAGTACTGAACAACACTTCCGTTTTAGGTTATTTCGCAGGCGACgggaaagatgtcgataagACTAAAAAGAAACTGGTCTTAATCATGGATGAGGTCGATGGTATGTCATCTGGAGATCGAGGTGGTGTAGGAGCTCTTGCCAAAATCTGCAAGACGACCGATATCCCCATGATATTGATCTGCAATGACCGCAAGCTTCCGAAAATGAAGCCATTTGATTTTGTGACATTCGACATGCCATTCAGGAGACCTACGGTTGATATGGTTCGTTCACGTATCGCTACTATCTGTCATCGAGAAGGTATGAAGCTCCCGGTTCAAGTCATCGATGCTCTTATCGAGGGCAGCAATAAAGATATTCGACAGATTATCAATATGATATCTACTGTCAAACTTGATCAAACAGCCATGAATTTTGACCAAGGCAAGGAGATGTCAAAAGCTTGGGAGAAGCATGTTGTTCTTAAGCCATGGGACATCACTAGTCAGCTCCTTGGAGGTCATATGTTTTCTCCTGCTAGCAAATCTACCTTAAACGATAAGATCGAGCTTTATTTCAATGACCATGAGTTTACACCCTTGATGATTCAAGAAAACTACCTGAATACCAAGCCACAACTAGCCAGCAGCTCTGATACACCTAAAGAGCACAGACTCAAAGTACTCCAGCTTGTAGACCAAGCAGCAGAGAGTATTAGCGACGGTGACCTAGTTGATCGAATGATTCACGGGTCCCAACAGCAATGGTCTCTTATGCCTACACACGCAGTCTTCAGTACAGTTCGACCGTCAAGCTTTGTATCTGGCTCGATGATCGGAAGAACCAACTTTACGTCTTGGCTTGGCAACAATAGTAAGCATGGAAAGCTATCTCGTTATGTGAAGGAAATTCAGTCACACATGCGACTACGATCTTCTGGAGACCGACATGAGATTCGTCAACAATATTTACCCGTTCTCTGGGACAAACTCATTCGCCGACTCGATGTTGAGGGCAGAGATTCTGTGGAAGATGTGATCGATCTCATGGACAGTTATTTCTTGACTCGGGAAGACTGGGACTATATCATGGAATTGGGTGTTGGAGAACAAGACATGGAAAGTATCAAATTGGAAACCCAAACTAAAGCCAATTTTACAAGATC CTATAACTCACGTTCCCATCCTGTCCCATTTATGAAAGCAAGTAACGTCTTCCAACCCGCCAAGGTCGCCGCCGTAAAACCAGACTTGGAAGAAGCattcgaggaagaagatgacggAGAAGTTATTGCAGAACCAgtcgacgatgatgaagaagccGATTTGAAAAAGGATAAGTATATTAAGCAGCCTAAGAAGAAGCCAGCTAAGAAGCcggcgaagaagaaggctaAGAGTAATGAAGATGATAGTATGattgatgacgaagaagaggaagaggagaaaccCAAAAAGAAGCCAGCCAAGAAGGCCAGTGCTAGTGcaaagaaggggaagaaataA
- the Bcmrpl16 gene encoding Bcmrpl16, whose protein sequence is MKPQSLQSFTAQFGRLSLASNTIRPLGPILAQATAFSAPSNHTSQSCRSFSSTAVNSGNWLLPTMPEKKRSRKGRPRVPTGGSARGTTLVWGEYGLRMCDHHRRVSAQQLKVGEDAIKVRLKGMRYRLYKRVAAQIGVYSSGNEVRQGKGKGSFDHWASRIAVSKIIFELKGDVHEQVARDAFRLAGNKMPGQYEFVKKGDPPVVGITKLDGVTMEELKRPRRKIPLDSIPVGSTAETTPSSVSTSTSPDA, encoded by the exons ATGAAGCCCCAAAGTTTGCAGAGCTTCACGGCTCAGTTTGGGAGGCTTTCATTAGCCTCCAATACAATTCGACCTCTTGGTCCCATCCTAGCCCAAGCCACAGCTTTCTCCGCACCTTCGAACCACACTTCTCAGTCCTGTCGTTCGTTTTCTAGCACAGCCGTCAATTCAGGCAATTGGCTTCTGCCTACGATGCCAGAAAAAAAGAGGTCACGGAAAGGAAGACCCCGTGTGCCGACAGGAGGATCAGCTAGAGGTACCACTTTAGTATGGGGGGAATATGGCTTGCGAATGTGCGATCATCATCGCCGTGTTAGTGCGCAGCAATTGAAGGTTGGGGAGGACGCTATTAAGGTCAGACTGAAGGGTATGAGATATCGATTGTATAAAAGAGTTGCTGCCCAAATTGGTGTATACAGCAGTGGTAACGAG GTTCGTCAAGGTAAAGGAAAGGGTTCCTTTGATCACTGGGCTTCCAGGATTGCTGTCAGCAAGATCATATTTGAGTTGAAGGGAGATGTACACGAACAGGTCGCAAGAGACGCGTTTCGATTAGCAGGCAATAAAATGCCAG GTCAATATGAGTTTGTCAAGAAGGGGGATCCTCCGGTTGTTGGAATCACAAAGTTAGATGGGGTTACCATGGAGGAGTTGAAGAGACCAAGAAGAAAGATACCATTAGACTCGATACCTGTCGGTTCTACTGCAGAAACTACACCATCAAGTGTGTCGACGTCGACTTCACCGGATGCGTAG